The stretch of DNA agacaaaagcaacaaaaggtGGCCAGCAACATTGTTGCATTGACGCTCCGTTGAAATGTTGCTCAAGTGCTCTTTGACAGTTCTGTAGTTACAAAACTACTATGAACTGGCTAACGgcctttttattgtatttttatggaaCATAACAGGTtgaaaaagaaatatacaattGTTATATCTTTGCTCAACTTTGATTTTTTGCACGTTAGTGCCGGCCGTCAGTGTGTTGCTTCATGTGACTGGCTTCCATTGAAAATGATTTGTAGCCTGTTGTTGTGTCGCTTGTAGTGTGAACACATCACGCACTGTGGAAACGGTGCGGTTGTATGAACTGTAACTTCAGCTCGACTCTCAAAAGACAACATGTAGGTTTCCCACCTCCAATGATCCCCACACCCTGATAAGTGGAGCCAAAATAAACCTAGAACCAAGAATGTGCACGGGCCGATAAGATCTTGCATCACATTttcccttctctcttctctcttctctcttctccttgtgttaagTACATCTTCCAGCTGTTCATGGCAGAAGAAACCTGTGATAGATGTTTAATTATTGGTATTCGACGTGTCCTGGCATGGCCCTGGCCTATGATTTagaattaaacaaattaaattaaatatagatACATTGTGTTATAAATTAGGTTCAACATATACTGTGCATGTCAGACAACAAAAAGTATATTACAGAACTATAACAGAATACCATCTTATTAACACACTTATAATTGtatatgtttctttgtttgagaCATTTAAGGTTGAGGTTTCCCAAAAAAAAGCACTAGTACCATCAACAAAACtaacatgaaatgaaatgagtgTAATAATAAGCTGTGAATATAGCctatgttatgtgtgtgtgtcatatataATTACTCTTTCAAACCTGCTTCCAGTAAATGTGCTCGATTGTATTTGTGATTTCATTTTGTTCTGGAGTCTAGATATTGCATTCCCTGCTCCTAATTATTATGTCTACTATTTTTAATGCCCATGAGTGTTTGGACTATGTAAGTATATTCTGATCCTGATGATGgtatttttgttcttctcagCAACATGGCCAATGCTCTGGCCAACGCCATGTGTGAGCGCTGCAAGAGTGGCTTTGCCCCGGCTGAGAAGATCGTGAACAGCAACGGGGAGCTTTACCACGAGCAGTGCTTTGTGTGCGCCCAGTGTTTCCAACAGTTCCCAGAGGGACTCTTCTATGAGGTAACACTTTGTTCTGACAAAGGTCTTTTCAGTTCAACGTTCATCATctaaaaaatgcaaaatgcaatGGATTACAATAAACACGTGCATTCCAAATTGGTTTGACTTTTTTGAGCCAATCTGAATCAATGCTAAAATTATTCTGATTGGTCTAGACAAGCCCAAATATGATCAATTAACATTGAAGCATGTCTACAAAGAGCAATAGGTTTGGGAGATGTTTGGATCTATTGCCTGTACACGCCGTGAAAAGATCAATTTGATCATGGTTCCACTTGTTTTAGAAgcttaaaatacatttccagtGGCCATGAACTGGCTTTCTCTTTTCCAGGCAGCTAGATCACTGTTTATGGCACGGCTGTTGTTGGTGCACATTCCTCAGACAAAGAATTTAAACACACGGTACTGTTGAGGTAAATAAAGACGGGTGAGCACAATCCAAATGCGGCATTGAATTATTTGAAGCCCATTCCAGTAAGATATTTGTTTACCAGCCTTGACACAAGGCCTGAGGGTTCTCCGGCGGGCCCCAGAGAACCTGCTGATTTTATGTCACTAATGCACCGATCAATATGAACATCAAAGCTAAAGGATTCACATTAACCTCTAGGTCTCTGTAAATAATTGAACCCGCTGCCATATATTTTGCAACATTCGGCCCCCTCTCTCTGTGATGACCAGCAGTAGCCTGCCAATGTATGAGGAAAGGTAGGACCATACATATTTTGGCTTTGTATATTTAAAGTGGAAAGAACATAAAAGCCACACAAATAAGTattgatatacattttaattctgTAGAAattctgaaaatatttttggTCTCCTCAGTACATTATTAAGTACTGCTTTGGTACAGCTAATGTGCTTTAGTGTGTACCGACTGCTGTTTGGAATACTACAGTGTGCATCCAGTACAGTATATAGCCATGCTTGACCAGAATAGTATCATGTGCAAACTTGTGACTTGGGCCATGTGATTTAGATATTCAAGCCCACATCTGCATTTCATGctgcacattcacacagacCAACAGATGAAATGAAGAACAGTAATGCCACGCGTGTCATCCAGCTTCATCATTTCAAGTTTTACTCTTTTGATAGATTTAAGCTTGCTACTCCAGAATGCTCTCTAAGCTGTAGTCAAAAGTAGCTCTCAAGCTACTACTTACAAAAAttcctgtgtttttttgctggataacaaatacatatttttttaattatcaacaTAACATAGAGTTCAGCAGGAATGAGTCATAAAACCCCAGTATGAGTTAGCATGTTTGCACACCTGGCTTTCTTCAAGTCagtagatacaaaaaaaaaaaaaaatgggttgTGGGTTGGATGCCTGAAATATGctctctggtaaacacaagtGTAAGTGATTTTCACGTCTTGTTCCACAACATAAAATATGTCATTTGTGAATTATGACACTGTCACACATCttaagtggctaaatgagataactaaacatcatgtcaataaatcataaaagtggTTGTCCATTTGTAAAGATTCTCTGtctgaaagaaaatgtgcacgcattataaatgtttgtttgccacagagcttattttgCGCAATGATAATAAATCCAATAGAAAAAATCTCATTGGCTTTTTGCCGAGTGAACCAGGGTGATGCTAACAAAAATCTGTCAtgcctgcagcactctattagTAAGAGTGTTGGAATATATTTCTCTGTATAGCGGTTtggaaatatttagtttagGATATACTGTTAATGTCATTGCCATTATGTTGTGTTGATGTACAGCTGTGTGCTTAAATTAACGGTCTACAAATGGTTTGAAACCTGTTGACAGTTTGAAGGCAGGAAATACTGCGAACATGACTTCCAGATGCTGTTCGCTCCCTGCTGCCACCAGTGTGGTAAGTACAGGAACTGCAGTAACAGAGAATAAACACCATCCTACATGTTCAGGGTCAGACGGAGATGGAGCTTTGAGTTCATGCCCTTTTGAACAATATCCATGAACAAGTTCTCCATAAtcgtctttttttccctcaggTGAGTTCATCATTGGCCGTGTGATCAAGGCAATGAACAACAGCTGGCACCCAGACTGTTTCTGCTGTGATATCTGCCAGGCTGTACTCGCTGATGTTGGATTTGTTAAGAATGCTGGAAGGTCAGTTCCTCTACAACCAGTTAGCATCATTCCACCGGTGATAAGTTGTTTAATCATATCAGATTATGTCTACTGCAAGGTAGGATGATGTTTTCTATGATGCTGTTTTATCTTCTCTACAGCTATGTCAATACTTCTAAGGACCTTGTCCTCGTTGACCTCCCTTTTTAATTGTTCTTTTAAAAGGTGTCAGCTGAGGTGACAGACCGTATatgaagctttgaatgtctgtCGTCATATTTTCACCCTAAAAAAGATTTAGTGTTATTGTGGTtctatatatttagtttataaTGCTGTTAGACCTACCCCTCATTACAGGTGTCTGCCTCCCTTTTGTAAGCGATAAGCGGGAGAACAAACCATTTTTGATcacatctatctttttttctttttattctgatGCTCTGGAGTTGTAGGAAATTTTTGGACGGGTTGGAAACTACCCTAGCCAGCCACCACTGGAATCTAATTCTAAAAATGGCATAATATTAATGATATCAGTGGTGCCTAACTTTcatctgcaactgtgcagaaatactCGGTTTAAACCgaataaatgcaaaaaataaagagCTGAACAGTTGCTTTAGAACGTTGTCATCAACGTTGTGATTATAGCTTCATAGCTTCGAAACTATTTGGTGCCGGCCTTTACTTTACTAATCTATCTCAGAAGATCAGTTAAGTGTTTTATCAAGTATCTCTCCATCCGTCTCTTGGTGTCAATTTCTCCTCTCAtctgctcctctccctcccatcAGGCACCTGTGTCGTCCATGTCACAACAGAGAGAAGGCTCGTGGCCTCGGAAAGTACATCTGTCAGAAGTGCCACGCCATTATTGAGGAGCAGCCCCTTCTGTTCAAGAATGACCCGTACCACCCGGATCACTTCAACTGCAACAACTGCGGGTAAACACGTGCACACAGAAACTGTTTCCAGCTGTGTCTCACAAATCATTCAGAGCATGAAGGCAGTGGGAGGACTTTAGGCTACAGTGAAGGGTGGATGCAAGCTGAGTCAGGTTGTGAGTAGTTCTGAAAACGCCTCAGCCTTTTGAGAGAGGTTGTTTAATCCCATGACAGCTTCACACTTCATTTGTTATGATGCTGCCAGGTTTATGCACACTTCGATGCTAGAATCcagtttatttaatatattgagATGAGATATACAAATTTGCTGCAATTCTAATAATTCGCTAATGAAATATTCTGTTCATGGAAACTTATGAGATCCAACCAAATATGTCAGAAGTGCATTGTTTATGCagacaagaaaaaacatttaaacacatgTAGCACATTCAATCTGCCACAAAAATGATGGGCCCAGTACTGCTCTCTTGTGGACAAACTCTGTAGTTGCAAtccaatatacacacacaaggtgtgtgtgtccagcccATGCTGTGATCAGACTCAGTCCAGGTCACTCATGATGATATGTGAAATAGTCTTTAATCGTATTATAATTACAACCTATAATTGAAACCCTCAGAGATCATGTGGTGTTGTTTACCTCTTTCTCTGCAGTAAGGAGCTGACGGCTGATGCCAGGGAGCTGAAGGGGGAGCTCTACTGTCTGCCCTGCCATGACAAGATGGGTGTCCCCATCTGCGGGGCCTGCAGGAGACCCATTGAGGGCCGTGTGGTTAATGCCATGGGCAAACAGTGGCATGTGGAGGTATGAACTTTTTAAAACAAGCATGGTTACCTGAAGCTTAGTAGACGCTACTTGAATATTTTCACTGGATTCACACATTTTGAATGAGTTAATTTGTTTGGTATTGTCCACCCGATAAGGCCCAGATGtatttgaaattattattactcTGTTTTCTATATATACAGAACCGAACAgaagtttacaatgtttacaatcATTATTTGATGGATTTCCTGCTAAATGCAATTTACTTACTGAGAAACAGAGAATACCTTTTCATTCAGTTCTGTTGTCTCTAgttcttttttgtattaatttatttcaaatgaGTTTACTTTAATATGTGCCATATGTGTGACTCATACTTTTCCCAGCTTTATCTCCACAGTTAGGTTCATTGCGCTCCACCTCCGAGCTCTATACGTCATTCCTCCATCACCTGTCTCTTTGTTATATTTTCTCTGGTGTCATTCCACCACCTGTCTTCatattttcttctgtctcttcacaTTTTGAGTTCATTTTCCTGCCTTCCCTGCTCCACATAAAGCATcatgtgtgcactgtgtgtgagCGCCCGTTTCAGGGCCACCCGTTTTTTGAGCGAGGTGGTCGAGCCTATTGTGAGAGACACTTTGACATGGTGAGGGGGTTAAGTATTGGCCTTGATATTGATTGCTGCAGAGTGCCTTACTTCTCCCTGCATGGCTCCAATCTCCCAGCCTCCATACAAGGGTTACACTAATAGTTCACCAATTAATGTCGGTCCGGTCATGAGCATGATCAGCAGGCCAGATTGATATAAACTTCTATCTTGATGCCTGATCCTATTCTCAACCGAGTTGATTCAGaaatcaacatttatttatattgtacaaTGTTTTAAGATATATTTATCTGTTGTGTACTCAAATCAGTGAAGTATTTGGTTGATGAGGGTCTCTGAAGAGTTTTAatagtctttatttatttaataatcttGTGCTCTGGCAGAGGCGTTTCACACACTAGAAGAATACAATTATGGTGGAAATCTGTTCTTTATTTCAGG from Cyclopterus lumpus isolate fCycLum1 chromosome 21, fCycLum1.pri, whole genome shotgun sequence encodes:
- the LOC117750203 gene encoding LIM and senescent cell antigen-like-containing domain protein 1 isoform X2; protein product: MLGITEMTNGNMANALANAMCERCKSGFAPAEKIVNSNGELYHEQCFVCAQCFQQFPEGLFYEFEGRKYCEHDFQMLFAPCCHQCGEFIIGRVIKAMNNSWHPDCFCCDICQAVLADVGFVKNAGRHLCRPCHNREKARGLGKYICQKCHAIIEEQPLLFKNDPYHPDHFNCNNCGKELTADARELKGELYCLPCHDKMGVPICGACRRPIEGRVVNAMGKQWHVEHFVCAKCEKPFLGHRHYERKGLAYCETHYNQLFGDVCYHCNRVIEGDVVSALNKAWCVNCFACSTCNTKLTLKNKFVEFDMKPVCKKCYEKFPLELKKRLKKLSETVARK
- the LOC117750203 gene encoding LIM and senescent cell antigen-like-containing domain protein 1 isoform X1 codes for the protein MNSLRLKELSNSDLYRRRQERPDSYGSLVGDSLSNMANALANAMCERCKSGFAPAEKIVNSNGELYHEQCFVCAQCFQQFPEGLFYEFEGRKYCEHDFQMLFAPCCHQCGEFIIGRVIKAMNNSWHPDCFCCDICQAVLADVGFVKNAGRHLCRPCHNREKARGLGKYICQKCHAIIEEQPLLFKNDPYHPDHFNCNNCGKELTADARELKGELYCLPCHDKMGVPICGACRRPIEGRVVNAMGKQWHVEHFVCAKCEKPFLGHRHYERKGLAYCETHYNQLFGDVCYHCNRVIEGDVVSALNKAWCVNCFACSTCNTKLTLKNKFVEFDMKPVCKKCYEKFPLELKKRLKKLSETVARK
- the LOC117750203 gene encoding LIM and senescent cell antigen-like-containing domain protein 1 isoform X3, with protein sequence MANALANAMCERCKSGFAPAEKIVNSNGELYHEQCFVCAQCFQQFPEGLFYEFEGRKYCEHDFQMLFAPCCHQCGEFIIGRVIKAMNNSWHPDCFCCDICQAVLADVGFVKNAGRHLCRPCHNREKARGLGKYICQKCHAIIEEQPLLFKNDPYHPDHFNCNNCGKELTADARELKGELYCLPCHDKMGVPICGACRRPIEGRVVNAMGKQWHVEHFVCAKCEKPFLGHRHYERKGLAYCETHYNQLFGDVCYHCNRVIEGDVVSALNKAWCVNCFACSTCNTKLTLKNKFVEFDMKPVCKKCYEKFPLELKKRLKKLSETVARK
- the LOC117750203 gene encoding LIM and senescent cell antigen-like-containing domain protein 1 isoform X4, which produces MANALANAMCERCKSGFAPAEKIVNSNGELYHEQCFVCAQCFQQFPEGLFYEFEGRKYCEHDFQMLFAPCCHQCGEFIIGRVIKAMNNSWHPDCFCCDICQAVLADVGFVKNAGRHLCRPCHNREKARGLGKYICQKCHAIIEEQPLLFKNDPYHPDHFNCNNCGKELTADARELKGELYCLPCHDKMGVPICGACRRPIEGRVVNAMGKQWHVEHFVCAKCEKPFLGHRHYERKGLAYCETHYNQLFGDVCYHCNRVIEGDVVSALNKAWCVNCFACSTCNTKLTLKDKFVEVDLKPVCKHCYERLPDDMKRRLAKRERDSKEKKKKLMIPMCL